Proteins from a genomic interval of Cryptococcus neoformans var. grubii H99 chromosome 8, complete sequence:
- a CDS encoding sulfite reductase (NADPH) flavoprotein alpha-component, producing MAPIALTSSATSPPGLPAKKAALAAADVNAGLNLDADGASTPYSATSTAVSEGENNKDSKPASPSALAKALVDSSIPSSTPLPTDDGYYTNLIASSLPTASTKPGTAVFASAIDGLEALAVKHSESVWVYDDAKLVGFGSRLSKLGNKKVHELQTREGAGLELAGYASKTQGKFTVFASIKTLQYLLPSLEAIEGDVIINLATTSTTDDLEFADALYAPGTVRALTSLPEGWEVVFSSGERIVDNASKLYGAEPRKVVHVVESTFTGRETTSFTFPAPQPAAIDDLTVHNGSASELYVAPAGYLASSIAAALPASAGLVELNTLSPSSEALYAGLTSNDRKTVHVVGASKVDAEALKAIVLASVYAASGSSKVVLPLVKSLVATSVESISALAQSTATKPGKIVSFYTAPASPLPQLLAHLFLSSPSLSTHIAQFGSAAARGVKSVLSLAPAGTSRAALRVEEPTDVTWISDANVLKSADVLSVAKEGSIVVLALPWSEEEIPVKFTRSEIQTIKSKNLRIFSLDLSSSPTTPIQEQVAFLLLYTGTQKLAPGVWKVLDAFHNHQLVRDDVEIAQAALNEIDAKEWEVPEIEEGKTEKVKGRWEWDALPGLAGVVAANDEQDSSVGPWELAARHLFFREAFAVPEATTTDASQGLPGITALRPSMSEETFLVTVSENRRLTPATYDRNVFHLELDTAGTGLKYEIGEAIGIHGWNDTEEVREFCEWYGLHPDALVTFPSPTRQGTLETRTVFQLLQQNIDLFGRPGKAFYAALSKIATTKAEAMRLKFISAPEGAELFKRLAEDITVTFADVLKMFKSARPGIEELVGLIPEIKPRHYSIASSQKAVGDKVELLIVTVDWINSKGSPRFGQCTRYLAALKPGAKVTVSIKPSVMKLPPDNKQPIIMAGLGTGAAPFRAFMQHRAWQRSQGIEVGPLIYYFGSRYRSQEYLYGEDIEAYIASGIISHAGLAFSRDSDSKTYIQHKMSQDKSMLARLLKGKGSDAAYFYLCGPTWPVPDVYEALVGSLAQEGGMERKEAEEYLEELKEEERYVLEVY from the exons ATGGCTCCCATCGCCCTCACCTCCAGCGCCACCTCCCCCCCCGGCCTCCCCGCCAAAAAGGCCGCGCTCGCCGCCGCAGACGTCAACGCCGGCCTCAACCTCGACGCCGACGGCGCTTCCACTCCTTACTCGgccacctccaccgccgTCTCAGAGGGCGAAAACAACAAGGACTCCAAGCCtgcctctccttcagcGCTTGCAAAGGCCCTTGTCGActcttccattccttcctccactccGCTCCCTACCGACGATGGCTACTACACCAATTTGAtcgcctcttctcttcctacTGCCTCTACCAAGCCTGGTACCGCCGTCTTCGCCTCTGCCATCGATGGGCTTGAGGCTCTGGCCGTCAAGCACTCCGAGTCTGTTTGGGTTTACGATGATGCCAAGCTCGTTGGTTTTGGATCTAGGCTTAGCAAGTTGGGCAACAAGAAGGTTCATGAGTTGCAGACTCGTGAGGGTGCCGGTCTCGAACTTGCCGGTTATGCCAGCAAGACTCAAGGCAAGTTCACTGTCTTTGCCAGCATCAAGACTCTTCAGTATCTCCTCCCTAGCCTCGAGGCTATTGAGGGCGACGTGATCATAAACCTCGCCACTACTTCTACCACCGACGATCTCGAGTTCGCCGATGCCCTCTACGCCCCTGGTACGGTCAGGGCTCTTACCTCTCTTCCTGAGGGTTGGGAGGttgtcttctcttccgGCGAGCGAATCGTCGACAACGCTTCCAAGCTTTACGGTGCCGAGCCCAGAAAGGTTGTCCACGTTGTTGAGAGCACTTTTACCGGCCGTGAGACtacctctttcaccttccCGGCTCCTCAACCTGCTGCTATCGACGACCTGACCGTTCACAATGGGTCTGCTTCCGAGCTTTACGTCGCTCCTGCCGGTTATCTCGCATCTTCTATCGCCGCCGCTCTTCCCGCCTCTGCTGGTTTGGTCGAGCTCAACACTTTGAGTCCCTCCTCTGAGGCCCTCTATGCCGGTCTTACTTCCAACGACCGCAAGACGGTCCACGTTGTCGGTGCTTCCAAGGTCGACGCCGAAGCTCTCAAGGCTATCGTGCTTGCTTCCGTCTACGCCGCTTCTGGTTCCAGCAAGGTCGTCTTGCCTCTCGTCAAGTCTCTTGTTGCGACCTCTGTCGAGTCAATCTCTGCTCTCGCTCAGTCTACCGCTACCAAGCCCGGCAAGATCGTCTCCTTCTACACCGCTCctgcttctcctcttcctcagctCCTTGcgcacctcttcctctcttctccttctctctccaccCACATCGCTCAGTTTGGCTCAGCAGCCGCCCGTGGTGTCAAGTCCGTTCTTTCGCTGGCACCTGCTGGTACTTCTCGCGCTGCGCTCAGAGTTGAGGAGCCCACGGACGTCACATGGATCTCTGACGCCAACGTCTTGAAGTCTGCCGATGTCTTGTCTGTTGCCAAGGAGGGTTCCATTGTCGTCCTCGCTCTCCCATGGtccgaggaggagattcCCGTCAAGTTCACTCGTTCCGAAATTCAGACTATCAAATCCAAGAACCTCCgcatcttctccctcgacctctcttcttccccgaCCACGCCCATTCAAGAGCAAGtcgctttcctccttctctacACTGGTACTCAGAAGCTCGCCCCTGGTGTCTGGAAGGTTCTCGATGCTTTCCATAACCACCAACTCGTTCGCGACGACGTCGAGATCGCTCAGGCCGCGCTCAACGAGATCGATGCCAAGGAATGGGAGGTACCCGAGATTGAGGAGGGTAAGACTGAGAAGGTGAAAGGCAGGTGGGAATGGGATGCTTTGCCTGGTTTGGCTGGTGTGGTCGCTGCCAACGATGAGCAAGATTCTTCTGTCGGTCCTTGGGAGCTTGCTGCTCGACACTTGTTCTTCCGAGAGGCTTTCGCCGTGCCCGAGGCTACAACCACCGATGCTTCTCAAGGTCTTCCTGGCATCACCGCTCTCCGACCTTCCATGTCCGAAGAGACCTTCCTCGTTACCGTCTCCGAGAACCGTCGACTCACTCCTGCCACTTACGACCGAAATGTCTTCCACCTCGAGCTCGACACTGCCGGTACCGGCCTCAAGTACGAGATTGGTGAGGCTATCGGTATTCACGGTTGGAATGATACGGAGGAGGTGCGCGAGTTTTGCGAGTGGTACGGCCTCCATCCCGACGCGCTCGTcactttcccttctcctaCCAGGCAAGGTACTCTCGAGACTCGAACcgtcttccagctcttgCAGCAGAACATTGATCTCTTTGGTCGACCGGGCAAAGCGTTCTACGCTGCTCTCAGCAAGATTGCCACCACCAAGGCCGAAGCTATGCGACTCAAGTTCATCTCTGCTCCTGAAGGTGCCGAGTTGTTCAAGCGATTGGCCGAGGATATCACCGTCACTTTTGCCGATGTTTTGAAAATGTTCAAGAGTGCTAGACCTGGTAtcgaagagcttgttggTTTGATTCCTGAGATCAAGCCTAGGCATTATTCTATCGCGAGCAGTCAGAAGGCGGTTGGAGACAAGGTTGAGTTGTTGATTGTTACTGTCGATTGGATCAACTCGAAGG GCTCTCCTCGATTCGGTCAATGTACTAGGTACTTGGCTGCTCTCAAGCCCGGAGCCAAGGTTACCGTGTCAATCAAGCCTTCCGTCATGAAACTTCCTCCTGACAACAAGCAGCCTATCATCATGGCCGGTCTCGGTACTGG TGCCGCACCCTTCCGAGCTTTCATGCAGCACCGAGCTTGGCAACGATCCCAAGGCATCGAAGTTGGTCCTCTCATCTACTACTTTGGTTCCCGATACCGATCCCAAGAGTACCTCTACGGCGAAGACATTGAAGCTTACATCGCCTCTGGCATCATTTCCCACGCCGGtcttgccttctctcgaGACTCTGACAGCAAGACTTATATCCAGCACAAGATGTCTCAGGACAAGAGTATGTTGGCCAGGTTGTTGAAGGGCAAGGGTAGCGACGCGGCGTACTTTTACCTGTGTGGTCCTACTTGGCCTGTGCCGGATGTTTACGAGGCTTTGGTTGGCAGTTTGGCTCAGGAGGGTGGtatggagaggaaggaggctgAAGAGTACTTGGAGGAgctcaaggaggaggagaggtaTGTTCTTGAGGTTTAT TAA